A genomic window from Pecten maximus chromosome 2, xPecMax1.1, whole genome shotgun sequence includes:
- the LOC117318079 gene encoding CBL-interacting serine/threonine-protein kinase 5-like, which translates to MSSDEPARKKLKMEPHIGGDNCRMLEESSPLKGTRGSNQRAVSGSASGDSRESGHHQIAFVGKCQTNQAAHHSETYGTVPQGCELGDVWEHKYPKPLGQHTKKLTPIKTGNAHYDIIISDLKLVGYNPIQLIAKGRSGSILLAQDLSKNRFYGEQECIPVAIKLNSGKMSTRQASGAGTFTEEMAILKDLVHPSIISWMDNISYQGRIGMVMEFCENGNLDQLLRIKQTRFLAERVSRKYFRQIFEGIEYLHHQGIAHRDICTSNMLITEFNTIKITDFGHAVRYMTGDPLRKDTCGSNGYQAPEIISKVPYNPQLSDCWSFGCLLYVMTIGNFPFGLIRSEMMSKFCKKTPFPDQRVQPLSPELTELINGMLLCVPDRRFSLSRIRYSAWMQMNDNEKVQIGNFHLIRQPRKIKEGNEEKVLKALYKI; encoded by the coding sequence ATGTCAAGCGACGAGCCTGCAAGGAAAAAACTGAAAATGGAACCGCATATAGGTGGGGACAACTGTCGTATGCTGGAGGAATCGAGTCCACTGAAAGGCACACGTGGATCGAACCAAAGAGCTGTTTCCGGATCTGCAAGTGGCGACTCTAGAGAAAGTGGCCACCATCAGATAGCATTTGTCGGAAAGTGCCAAACAAATCAAGCGGCACACCATTCGGAAACCTACGGAACTGTGCCACAAGGATGTGAACTCGGAGATGTATGGGAACATAAATATCCAAAACCACTAGGACAACACACCAAAAAGCTTACGCCGATCAAAACCGGAAATGCTCACTATGACATAATTATTTCAGACTTGAAATTGGTCGGGTACAATCCGATTCAGTTAATAGCGAAGGGGAGATCCGGTTCAATCTTACTAGCTCAAGACCTCAGCAAGAACAGATTCTACGGAGAGCAAGAATGTATCCCAGTAGCCATTAAATTGAACTCTGGAAAAATGTCTACAAGGCAAGCATCTGGCGCGGGCACGTTTACAGAGGAAATGGCAATTCTAAAAGACTTGGTACATCCGTCTATCATCTCATGGATGGACAACATCAGTTACCAAGGCAGAATAGGGATGGTGATGGAATTCTGTGAGAATGGAAACCTGGACCAACTTCTCCGGATAAAACAAACACGATTTTTAGCCGAAAGAGTCTCCAGGAAATACTTCCGTCAAATATTCGAAGGTATAGAATATCTTCATCATCAAGGGATTGCTCACAGGGACATTTGTACTTCTAATATGCTCATCACAGAATTCAACACCATAAAGATTACTGATTTCGGCCATGCCGTACGGTATATGACAGGGGATCCGCTGAGAAAGGACACGTGCGGATCAAATGGGTATCAGGCTCCAGAGATAATCTCTAAAGTCCCCTATAATCCCCAGTTATCCGACTGCTGGTCCTTCGGATGCCTTTTGTATGTTATGACGATTGGAAACTTTCCTTTCGGCCTGATTCGTTCTGAAATGATGTCAAAGTTTTGCAAGAAGACGCCATTCCCGGACCAGCGCGTGCAGCCACTGTCACCTGAACTCACAGAACTCATTAACGGTATGTTACTTTGCGTGCCTGATCGGCGGTTTTCACTCTCCAGGATCCGGTATTCTGCGTGGATGCAAATGAACGACAATGAAAAAGTCCAGATTGGAAACTTCCATCTTATCCGACAACCACGGAAGATCAAAGAGGGAAACGAAGAGAAAGTCCTCAAGGCTTTGTATAAGATATGA